In a single window of the Papaver somniferum cultivar HN1 chromosome 8, ASM357369v1, whole genome shotgun sequence genome:
- the LOC113305358 gene encoding DNA polymerase epsilon subunit 3-like, producing MTEEKQLKEWEERQRQESLSTTMQMIWQMIKDDLQKVQKRDKRRRLAQIAEIKALEAKKYGKRDSDASATEEKKPVFVVHNVSDISTTDSDEAASELKPSLEDFRDDEILGINEKKLSQKTDSEAESVEDEEEKGSDEEEESDKEEESDEEEECDEEEECNEEEECSKKWESDDSDSE from the exons ATGACTGAAGAGAAACAATTGAAAGAGTGGGAAGAGAGGCAAAGACAAGAAAGTTTATCcaccactatgcagatgatttgGCAGATGATCAAGGATGATCTCCAGAAAGTACAAAAGAGA GACAAAAGACGAAGGTTGGCGCAAATTGCGGAGATCAAGGCGCTAGAGGCAAAAAAATATGGAAAGCGCGATAGTGATGCAAGTGCCACCGAAGAGAAAAAGCCAGTTTTTGTTGTTCATAATGTCAGTGATATTTCCACTACAGATTCAGACGAAGCTGCATCTGAACTAAAACCGTCACTTGAGGATTTTCGCGATGATGAGATTCTTGGGATTAATgaaaaaaaattgtctcaaaaGACCGATTCCGAAGCGGAGTCagttgaagatgaagaggaaaaggGGTCTGATGAAGAGGAAGAGTCTGATAAGGAGGAAGAGTCTGATGAAGAGGAAGagtgtgatgaagaagaagagtgtaATGAGGAGGAAGAGTGTTCTAAGAAATGGGAATCTGATGATTCCGATTCCGAGTGA